One Janthinobacterium sp. TB1-E2 genomic region harbors:
- a CDS encoding phosphoglycolate phosphatase, with the protein MQAGTVKDHVLAGVRAAIIDLDGTMLDTVPDFHVAINGMRAELDLAPISADAIKLMVGKGSENLIRTVLALDFDAAGVEQRFEQAMDGYQRHYLAINGQFSTLYPDVEAGLAAMKAAGLRLACVTNKPIAFALPLLKLKNLHQYFEIVYGGDSLPRKKPDPLPLLQVCADFDLAPSKVVAIGDSSNDAQAARAAACPVLTVPYGYNHGHSIHDTDSDGIVKTLLEAARFISMQN; encoded by the coding sequence ATGCAAGCGGGCACGGTGAAAGACCATGTACTGGCCGGCGTGCGCGCCGCCATCATCGACCTCGATGGCACGATGCTCGACACCGTGCCCGATTTTCATGTCGCCATCAACGGCATGCGCGCCGAGCTGGACCTGGCGCCCATCAGCGCCGACGCCATCAAGCTGATGGTCGGCAAGGGCTCGGAAAACCTGATCCGCACCGTGCTGGCGCTCGACTTCGATGCGGCCGGCGTGGAACAGCGTTTCGAGCAGGCGATGGACGGCTACCAGCGCCACTACCTGGCCATCAACGGCCAGTTCAGCACCCTGTACCCGGACGTGGAAGCGGGGCTGGCGGCGATGAAGGCGGCGGGCCTGCGCCTGGCCTGCGTCACCAACAAGCCGATCGCCTTCGCCCTGCCCCTGCTGAAACTGAAAAACCTCCACCAGTATTTCGAGATCGTCTACGGCGGCGATTCGCTGCCGAGGAAGAAACCGGACCCGCTGCCGCTGCTGCAAGTGTGCGCGGACTTCGACCTGGCGCCATCAAAAGTGGTGGCCATCGGCGACTCCTCGAACGACGCGCAAGCGGCCAGGGCTGCGGCTTGTCCCGTACTGACGGTACCGTATGGCTACAATCACGGACACTCTATACACGATACCGATTCCGATGGTATAGTAAAGACACTGCTCGAAGCAGCCCGTTTTATTAGCATGCAAAACTAA